The genomic interval tcacttgtttattttaacagtctctatctgtaggcaagagtacacaactctgtcaagtatttttgTTGAATTAAGGCACTTTTTGGACGTGGAAATAGGTTCATTAttcatacaagtccacattttgtcaaaactatttaacatgttgctttgaaactttgaacactacGTCAGagatatttggctgaattatggcccgttttggacttggaaagttaagttttttgtaccagttcagattttgtctaaactgttagACATATGCCTTGGAAACTTTGTCCActtgaatttgatttgaaattaaaTGTGACAGTTGTATATTGATATTTGTATGTTGTTTATGCAGGTAACTTAAAGGGCGAAGGAAGAAAAAGTGAGACCACTGTGGAGGATGTATTTATCCGAAATTTTATGCATGGTACATGGACGGGTAAACTCGCATCAGAAGTTGTCATCAAGCGTCGACACAACATGATCTTTCTGGGAGCTTATATTAATTTTGGAACCAAGTCATTGCCAGGTGCACTAAGGATTTACTTTCTAATAGGCTATACAGAAGAACTATTGTCTTGTTTATTAAAGTGCCCAGTAAAGTTAGAATTACAGACTTTAGACTCTGATAGGGATCTGATATTCAAGTATGTTTAGTGCTACTGTCAGAATGGAATAAatccatttttcatgtcttttctGGCTTTAATAAATGTTAACTCACTATGAGGAGCTGTTTGTATATATGAATCCCAAAATTGGCTGTCGAagttaaatgtacattttgtagaaCAAGAGATGTGAAGTCAATGAAAACTAGGGTTTTAAACAGAAAAACCAATTTACAACAATATTTGTGTCTAAATGGCTTTTAACTTACTACAAAAAGtaactgaaaaagaaatactACCAGCTGGGAATGGAAATCGAATTTCCTTAAATTTCTTGTATTCAAAAGGAACCATAGACCTGATTAGACCACATTCTAGACCTCTCATGGTCGAACTTTAAATAGGCAAAAAAGTAAACTGCCATGTTTATAACATGGATGTgtgtaaaatacatgtaacaagTTTGATTCATTTGTGGTAAAAAGCAGAGAAAACAGAAACTacaaatgtgtccataggacatgaATGCCAAATGTAAAGAGTCACAAAAGTGTGTCAACTGTGAAGTCATTAATAGTTGTTTGGGATAGATTTTCAAGGATGTCTGTTGTTTTGATGGTCCATAAAATCAGATCCCAATAAACAAGTAACTGGTACTattaattttatcttcaaaatttgaTATCCATACATTCATATCCATACAGAATGACTATTTTGGGCAAAATCAcgacattttaaatgatttcacattatttCGTACTCTCACTGTGTACACAAAGTTTTTGGTCGGTCCTAGCTTATCATTACAGTAATAGCCCAACAGTAGACTAATATAGGACTTACTTTTTTCCTGTTTGCCCCATCCAGTCTTGTCTCATCTCTTGAGCCCATACTTCTGTTGAATCTTACAATAACTCTGaattttgttttgacaaaattatttcccctttcaCTCTGGGAATTTCCCAGAATTGACATTCTTCAGTATTTCTGAAACCTAATCAGTAATTAGACTGAAACTTTATACAAACATTTAAGATCATAATGTTAGTCTACACAAAGTTCCCCAACTCTGCCTtatattttgacaatattattccactttttaacttggaaAATGTGGCAGAATCTATGTTTTTATGCTCCCTTTAGAAGAGGagcataatatattttgtttcgcTCATTGTTAGGCAGTCTGTAAACCATTTAGTTTTCAATCCATTACTGTGGAATGTTAAATCTCTAAttcataggataattgcctgtggtcagtaggtgACCTTATCATTTTGGGGATCAGTATGTCAAAGCGCAAGGTCACAATGactgagactgaaaatgatttccaTTCAGTAAGTAAAGAAGCTTTAGCTTTTAGTCATCAAAGTTTACAGGATAATTGCCTGTGGACTGGCGACTCCTACTGCTCCGGGTAattagaacaatcttggtagagagctacacaaggaccatttgtgttaaattattgaagttgggccagcagtttcacacaagtaGATATTAAAGTTTCGACTACATACATAcagaatttgaacaatcttggtagagggtcacaggaggccaatttatttgaaattatttcaaaatcagactagCAGTTTAGGTGATGTCGGTTGAAGATTTTTCATGCTGGCTGCCCCTATGAGCAACCAAAAGGAACTGTTAGAACAACTTTGGACGCTAGaacacccaaggaacatccagacCAAGTTTAATCAACTTCCAACACACATTTtctgaggagatgtcatttgaagaaaagCATAGATGGCCGGACATATGATGGTGAGTGAACACAATAGCTCACCGAGCTGAAAACACATGCAGTCAGTTTTTTTCATCTCTTTAGTGATGAAAAAAGACCAAGGCAGTATCACTAccgtaaaatcatttaatttcgttggcatgaaatttcgtggtttcggTCAGAATGGCAaatttgtggggatatgaattcgtggatttcaacttttgaacataaaatgaatgggagttccacttgttcgttgggattaaatttcgtggattgactcaaccacgaaatccatgaaaattaatcccccacgaatattaatgatttcacagtatttgtttCAGTTTATCTGTTCATTTCTCTACTTGTGGACAAAAAACCCAAGAATAGTCTGTCTATTCATTTCTTTACTGGTGGAAAAAGACCCAGGCTTAGTCTACTTTTTATTGGTGAAAAAAAATGCCCAGGTGTAGTCCTCATTTCTTTACTTGTGGAAAGAAGACCCATATAGTCTGTCTATTCATTTCTTTAGAGGTGGAAAAAAAAAGAGACCCAGGCATAATCTGTCAGTTCATGTCTTTGCTGGTGAAACAAATACCTAGATATTATCTGTCAATTCATTTCTTTACTGGCGGAAAAAAGACCCTGGCATTGTCTGCCTGTTCATTTTTCTACTGGTGAAAAAATACCTAGTCTATTCGTTTCTTTACTGGTGTTTAAAAGACCCATGTAGTCtatctattcatttatttacagATAGGAAAAAGACCCAGGTATTATCTGTCAATTAATTTCATTACTAGTGGAAAAATACCTAGGCACA from Mercenaria mercenaria strain notata chromosome 2, MADL_Memer_1, whole genome shotgun sequence carries:
- the LOC123563251 gene encoding 28S ribosomal protein S24, mitochondrial-like isoform X2, producing the protein MAAIIPARKCLLQISIPQLATRGLQTSFVLCRKHRRAGIYKVSKNQSIPLTYEQAKPPYAIGVDKSWLTWNTSNLKGEGRKSETTVEDVFIRNFMHGTWTGKLASEVVIKRRHNMIFLGAYINFGTKSLPGALRIYFLIGYTEELLSCLLKCPVKLELQTLDSDRDLIFKYV
- the LOC123563251 gene encoding 28S ribosomal protein S24, mitochondrial-like isoform X1 gives rise to the protein MFRMARFKVKITLRGSKCLLQISIPQLATRGLQTSFVLCRKHRRAGIYKVSKNQSIPLTYEQAKPPYAIGVDKSWLTWNTSNLKGEGRKSETTVEDVFIRNFMHGTWTGKLASEVVIKRRHNMIFLGAYINFGTKSLPGALRIYFLIGYTEELLSCLLKCPVKLELQTLDSDRDLIFKYV